Proteins from a genomic interval of Arachis hypogaea cultivar Tifrunner chromosome 10, arahy.Tifrunner.gnm2.J5K5, whole genome shotgun sequence:
- the LOC112717363 gene encoding uncharacterized protein, with protein sequence MSKFKTIDTFFKRKDQENEDASTITTPILEGSSNFITSSSLLNSSKRPRLLPNQLDVFRLERDPGMRPMIWKFPPNKRDEIRRAYIKVGPNQPILDNYPFSGDKSHRRFQASWFKLFPSWLEYSIEDDAIYCFPCFLFAKEPSINTGSNAFIENGFRNWKKVNSGKECALLNHIGKCPNSFHHKALKSCDDLMKQSQHIDRLLHKQTSEEIEKNRIRLGASIDCIRWLTFQGCAYRGHDESQSSSNRGNFLEMLKFLGSYNERVKKNVLENAPKNAKYTSNDVQKEILHILATKVRNSIREEIGDAKFCIIVDEARDESKKEQMAIVLRFVALDGFVKERFFDLVHVTDTCATTLKKELI encoded by the coding sequence ATGAGTAAGTTCAAAaccattgatacattttttaaaagaaaagatcaagagaatgaagatgcttCTACTATTACTACTCCAATACTTGAGGGGTCATCAAATTTCATTACTTCAAGTTCTCTATTGAATAGCTCAAAGCGTCCACGACTTCTTCCAAATCAACTGGATGTTTTTCGTTTAGAAAGAGATCCTGGAATGCGACCAATGATTTGGAAATTTCCTCCAAATAAAAGAGATGAAATCCGTCGGGCTTATATTAAAGTTGGGCCAAATCAACCAATTCTTGATAATTATCCATTTTCTGGTGATAAAAGTCATCGTCGCTTTCAAGCTTCATGGTTTAAATTGTTCCCATCTTGGTTAGAATATTCTATAGAAGATGATGCTATATATTGTTTTccgtgctttctttttgctaaggaaCCTTCAATCAATACGGGTTCAAATGCTTTTATTGAGAATGGTTtcaggaattggaagaaagtgaATAGTGGAAAAGAATGTGCTCTTTTGAATCACATTGGCAAATGTCCCAACTCATTCCATCATAAGGCGCTGAAATCATGTGATGATTTGATGAAACAATCACAACATATCGACAGACTTCTTCATAAGCAAACATCAGAAGAGATTGAAAAGAATCGAATTCGACTAGGAGCATCTATAGATTGCATTAGATGGTTGACATTTCAAGGTTGTGCATACAGAGGACATGATGAAAGCCAAAGTTCAAGCAATAGAGGTAACTTTTTGGAAATGTTGAAATTTTTGGGATCTTACAATGAAAGAGTGAAAAAGAATGTTCTGGAAAATGCTCCAAAAAATGCTAAGTATACTTCAAATGATGTCCAAAAAGAAATTCTACATATTCTTGCTACTAAGGTGAGAAATTCAATTAGAGAAGAGATTGGAGATGCcaaattttgtattattgttgATGAAGCTAGAGATGAATCTAAAAAGGAGCAAATGGCCATTGTTTTGAGATTTGTTGCTCTAGATGGTTTTGTTAAAGAGAGATTCTTTGATCTTGTGCATGTCACTGATACTTGTGCAACAACTTTAAAGAAAGAATTGATTTAA